The Falco peregrinus isolate bFalPer1 chromosome 12, bFalPer1.pri, whole genome shotgun sequence genome has a segment encoding these proteins:
- the CFAP410 gene encoding cilia- and flagella-associated protein 410 produces the protein MGPAPGDGGGAAARPGPAMRLTRAAVLARAKAAALDGVRRLNCWGSHLTDISICRDLPNIEVITFSVNGISDLEPLNQCQNLSELYLRKNNITSLNELFYLKNLPRLRVLWLSENPCCGSDPHRYRMTVLRNLPSLQKLDNQAVTEEELSQALVDGEEITAPPARRNVENGCPESTVSSAAESTTETESELLNFSLEETNKIREELGMKPVPRDKFSSFSPRGTDCSCKKRNNVLNAILLLMKELDTEGLEIVQQTVGRRLQAFRKKELQEE, from the exons ATGGGTCCCGCCCCTGGCGATGGCGGCggcgccgcggcccggcccggcccggccatGAGGCTGACGCGGGCGGCCGTGCTGGCGCGGGCCAAGGCGGCCGCGCTCGATGGCGTCCGCCGCCTCAACTGCTG GGGCAGCCACCTGACTGAT ATATCGATATGCCGGGATTTGCCCAACATTGAGGTGATCACGTTCAG CGTGAATGGCATCTCAGACCTCGAGCCACTGAATCAGTGCCAGAATCTGAGTGAACTCTATCTGAGGAAGAACAACATTACAAGCCTAAATGAGCTCTTCTACCTCAAAAACCTACCCCGGCTGAGGGTCCTGTGGCTGTCTGAAAATCCCTGTTGTGGGTCAGACCCCCACCGCTACCGAATGACGGTGCTGCGTAACCTACCCAGCCTGCAGAAGCTTGATAACCAAG CTGTGACAGAGGAAGAACTGTCCCAGGCCCTGGTTGATGGTGAGGAGATCACGGCCCCACCAGCTAGGAGGAATGTGGAAAACGGCTGCCCTGAGTCCACTGTATCTAGTGCTGCTGAATCCACAACAGAGACTGAGAGTGAACTGCTGAACTTCAGTCTGGAGGAGACAAA CAAAATTCGAGAGGAGCTTGGTATGAAGCCTGTTCCCAGGGAtaaattttcctccttttcacctCGAGGGACAGACTGCAGCTGCAAGAAGAGA AACAATGTCCTGAATGCCATCCTGCTTCTCATGAAGGAACTGGACACGGAGGGTCTGGAGATAGTCCAGCAGACGGTGGGGAGGAGACTGCAGGCGTTTCGGaagaaggagctgcaggaggagtgA